One Acidobacteriota bacterium genomic window carries:
- a CDS encoding sodium/solute symporter (Members of the Solute:Sodium Symporter (SSS), TC 2.A.21 as described in tcdb.org, catalyze solute:Na+ symport. Known solutes for members of the family include sugars, amino acids, nucleosides, inositols, vitamins, urea or anions, depending on the system.), with product MEAVEFSRLNLLVLVVYLSALVWIGLRLAGKQRSTEDFFLGGRRMPWLAVGVSMFASLTSASSFLGVPGVAFRENISMVVLGLVSPLVAPLLILIFYPFYRQLQVTTAYEYVDLRYGRGARLCVAGLFCLARMGWLGVVIYSPALALSVMTGIGLYPAIFLMGIIATAYATAGGLSAVIWTDVLQFALLAGGALWVALALMHGVPGGVAQIMAVAGETARLDVWQWQLKWFEMTALGAALSYLFQLMQDYGTDQVSVQRLLSVRDARGMAKAAILNSLIDLVLMNVLLFVGLGLFAYFQSFPERLAEGVTGDGILAFYIIHALPDGVSGLLITAILAAAMSSLDSGINSLSSVIMNDFIKPFRRRAVSSSSEVKLARTLTLVLGVFAIGAACYTVRIGEILKAASAFLSLFGGPVLSLFLLGMLTRRAHFRGWILGTLPSLGVSVWLQNWTEVHFIHYFPIAFGISFGLGYLASHLVSGPRARPELTLWGRPPMKL from the coding sequence ATGGAAGCCGTCGAATTCAGTCGATTGAACCTGCTGGTGCTGGTCGTCTACCTGTCGGCCCTGGTCTGGATCGGCCTGAGACTGGCGGGAAAGCAGCGGAGCACCGAGGATTTCTTTCTGGGAGGGCGCCGCATGCCCTGGCTCGCGGTTGGAGTCAGCATGTTCGCCTCCCTCACCAGCGCCTCTTCCTTTCTGGGAGTCCCGGGCGTTGCCTTTCGCGAGAACATCTCGATGGTGGTGCTGGGCCTTGTGAGCCCGCTGGTGGCTCCCCTGCTGATCCTGATCTTCTACCCCTTCTATCGACAGTTGCAGGTCACCACCGCTTACGAGTACGTGGATCTGCGCTACGGCCGCGGGGCGCGCCTGTGCGTGGCCGGATTGTTCTGCCTGGCCCGCATGGGCTGGTTGGGAGTAGTCATCTATTCTCCGGCCCTGGCTCTCTCGGTCATGACCGGCATCGGTCTCTATCCCGCCATCTTCCTGATGGGAATCATCGCCACCGCCTACGCCACGGCGGGTGGATTGTCGGCGGTGATCTGGACCGACGTGCTCCAGTTTGCCCTGCTGGCGGGCGGGGCGCTGTGGGTGGCCCTGGCTCTGATGCACGGGGTGCCGGGCGGCGTGGCGCAAATCATGGCCGTGGCCGGCGAAACGGCCCGGCTGGACGTCTGGCAGTGGCAGTTGAAATGGTTCGAGATGACGGCCTTGGGTGCGGCCCTCTCCTACCTGTTTCAGTTGATGCAGGACTATGGCACCGACCAGGTCTCGGTGCAGCGCCTCCTGTCGGTTCGGGACGCCCGCGGCATGGCCAAGGCGGCCATCCTGAATTCCCTGATCGATCTCGTCCTGATGAACGTGCTGCTGTTCGTGGGATTGGGCCTGTTCGCCTACTTTCAGTCTTTTCCGGAACGGCTGGCCGAGGGGGTGACTGGAGACGGGATTCTGGCCTTTTACATCATCCACGCCCTTCCCGACGGCGTCTCCGGACTGTTGATCACGGCCATCCTGGCGGCAGCCATGTCGAGCCTGGATTCAGGAATCAACTCGCTCTCCTCGGTCATCATGAACGACTTCATCAAGCCCTTCCGGCGCCGGGCGGTCTCCAGCAGCTCGGAGGTCAAGCTGGCGCGGACGCTGACCCTGGTTCTGGGCGTCTTTGCCATCGGGGCCGCCTGCTACACGGTCCGAATCGGTGAGATTCTCAAGGCCGCCTCAGCCTTTCTGAGTCTTTTCGGCGGTCCCGTGCTATCGCTGTTCCTGCTGGGGATGCTGACCCGGCGGGCCCATTTCCGCGGGTGGATTCTGGGCACGCTGCCCTCCCTCGGAGTCTCGGTCTGGCTGCAGAATTGGACGGAGGTGCACTTCATCCACTACTTCCCCATCGCGTTCGGAATCAGCTTCGGCCTGGGCTACCTGGCCAGCCACCTGGTCTCGGGTCCCCGGGCGAGGCCGGAACTCACCCTTTGGGGCAGGCCGCCGATGAAGCTGTGA
- a CDS encoding deoxyhypusine synthase family protein, which yields MESNPISKFVGRHFRHFNAAALSDAADGYRELIASGGRMLMTLAGAMSTAEIGVSLAEMIRQDKIHAISCTGANLEEDLFNLVAHDEYLRIPNYRDLTPEAEQDLFSRSFNRVTDTCIPEKAAMLKLDHAIRELWYKAEAEGKSYLPHEYVYQLLRSRTLDDSCQIDPKDSWVAAACEKDLPLFVPGWEDSTLGNVFASYCIKGTIKNPQTVRGGIEYMVSLADWYRETSRQGPIGFFQIGGGIAGDFAICVVPMLKLDLKLDDTPLWSYFCQISDSVTSFGSYSGAVPNEKITWGKLAVDTPRYVIESDATIVAPLIFACVLEE from the coding sequence ATGGAATCCAACCCCATCAGCAAGTTCGTTGGTCGTCACTTCCGCCACTTCAATGCGGCGGCCTTGTCCGATGCGGCTGACGGGTACCGGGAATTGATCGCGTCCGGGGGCCGCATGCTGATGACCCTGGCCGGGGCCATGAGCACCGCCGAAATCGGGGTCAGCCTGGCCGAGATGATTCGGCAGGACAAGATCCACGCCATCAGTTGCACCGGAGCCAACCTGGAAGAGGACCTCTTCAACCTGGTGGCCCACGACGAGTATCTCCGCATTCCCAACTATCGAGACCTGACCCCCGAGGCCGAGCAGGATCTCTTCAGCCGCTCCTTCAATCGAGTGACCGACACCTGCATTCCGGAAAAGGCCGCCATGCTGAAGCTCGATCACGCCATCCGGGAACTCTGGTACAAGGCCGAAGCCGAGGGAAAGAGCTATCTCCCGCACGAGTATGTGTATCAACTGCTGCGCAGCCGGACTCTGGACGACTCCTGCCAGATCGATCCCAAGGACAGCTGGGTGGCGGCGGCCTGCGAAAAGGACCTGCCCCTGTTCGTGCCGGGCTGGGAGGATTCGACCCTGGGGAACGTCTTCGCCTCCTACTGCATCAAGGGCACCATCAAGAACCCCCAAACCGTGCGCGGCGGCATTGAATACATGGTGTCTCTGGCGGACTGGTACCGTGAGACTTCCCGCCAGGGCCCCATCGGCTTCTTTCAGATCGGCGGGGGTATCGCCGGCGACTTCGCCATCTGCGTGGTTCCCATGCTCAAGCTGGATCTGAAGTTGGACGACACCCCGCTCTGGAGCTATTTCTGCCAGATCAGCGATTCTGTCACCAGCTTCGGCTCCTATTCGGGCGCCGTCCCCAACGAAAAGATCACCTGGGGGAAGCTGGCAGTGGACACCCCCCGCTACGTGATCGAATCGGATGCCACCATCGTGGCGCCCCTGATCTTCGCCTGCGTGCTGGAAGAATGA
- a CDS encoding ubiquinol-cytochrome c reductase iron-sulfur subunit translates to MGKDPQSSSRRTFYQRMIYGVSSLIAASLTVPAVGYLFPSRRKGDAHKGWTDAGDVSALPLNEPRELAFQRKRVDGWKTSNERATAWVVRTEQELIAFSPRCTHLGCGYHWETDGDRFVCPCHTSGFSMTGEVLEGPAPRPLDRFETRTEGNRLWLGRVRPIPENGGQ, encoded by the coding sequence ATGGGAAAGGACCCACAGTCCAGCTCGCGCAGAACCTTCTACCAGCGGATGATCTACGGCGTGAGCAGCCTGATCGCGGCCTCGCTGACAGTGCCTGCCGTCGGCTACCTGTTTCCGTCTCGAAGAAAGGGAGACGCCCACAAGGGCTGGACGGACGCCGGCGACGTATCGGCTCTCCCCCTGAATGAACCCCGGGAACTCGCTTTTCAGCGCAAACGGGTTGACGGTTGGAAGACCTCCAACGAGAGGGCCACCGCCTGGGTGGTCAGGACCGAGCAGGAACTGATCGCCTTTTCTCCCCGATGCACCCACCTGGGTTGCGGCTACCACTGGGAAACCGACGGCGATCGGTTTGTCTGCCCCTGTCACACCTCCGGCTTTTCCATGACGGGAGAGGTGCTGGAAGGCCCCGCTCCTCGGCCCTTGGACCGCTTCGAAACTCGAACGGAAGGGAACCGCCTCTGGCTCGGTCGGGTTCGTCCCATCCCGGAGAACGGCGGCCAATGA
- a CDS encoding MFS transporter produces the protein MSEQPISAARPTGIRWLVLALACVTSWLLYLHRYSWGVIKPEVKSEFGFSDTQLGWLDSAFNLSYALFQVPGGLLGDLLGPAIVLPVIIFAWSGCVAGTAMVGQAWSFAGVRTLFGLTQAGAYSNISKVTRSWFPLSVRTTAQGLIGSFSGRAGGASAALVVGTLLLGWLQMEWRAAMWWLALAGICFAVAFRLLFTDSPAGHPWANSAEQALVDGEEPVQSPTSGAAPRLDLTRPALGNLAMLMLHGVASAGADMLYVYWIPLFLSEAKGFDPVQMGIFASLPLWGGAAGGAFAGLLNDRLIRLKGRKFARKAVGLTGKVLASILVLISLDVEDGRLIMVLLAGAKFLTDWSQPTVWGTITDIAGPLSGRVFGAVNMAGSVGAFVSGPLLGWIKQRLGWSILFQTIAGAYVFAGLCWLAIDATRKVFTMETAPPSEPNP, from the coding sequence ATGAGTGAGCAGCCCATCTCCGCCGCCCGACCCACCGGCATCCGCTGGCTGGTCCTGGCCCTGGCCTGCGTGACCAGTTGGCTCCTCTACCTGCACCGATACTCCTGGGGCGTCATCAAGCCGGAGGTCAAGTCGGAATTCGGATTCTCGGACACGCAATTGGGGTGGCTGGACTCCGCTTTCAATCTCTCCTATGCCCTGTTCCAGGTTCCCGGAGGCCTGCTGGGAGACCTGCTGGGGCCGGCGATTGTGCTTCCGGTCATCATATTCGCCTGGTCCGGTTGCGTGGCCGGCACCGCCATGGTCGGGCAGGCCTGGTCCTTTGCCGGAGTGCGGACCCTGTTCGGACTGACCCAGGCCGGAGCCTATTCCAATATCTCCAAGGTGACCCGAAGCTGGTTCCCCTTGTCTGTGCGCACCACCGCCCAGGGCCTGATCGGATCTTTTTCCGGACGGGCCGGCGGGGCCAGCGCCGCCTTGGTCGTCGGCACCCTTCTGCTCGGCTGGCTGCAGATGGAGTGGCGAGCGGCCATGTGGTGGCTGGCACTGGCGGGGATCTGCTTTGCCGTTGCCTTTCGGTTGCTGTTCACCGACAGCCCGGCCGGCCACCCCTGGGCCAATTCGGCGGAACAGGCGCTGGTGGATGGAGAAGAGCCGGTCCAATCGCCCACATCCGGCGCTGCGCCGCGTCTGGACCTGACCCGGCCGGCACTGGGCAATCTGGCCATGCTCATGCTTCACGGCGTGGCCAGCGCCGGCGCCGACATGCTCTACGTCTATTGGATCCCCCTTTTCCTAAGCGAGGCCAAGGGGTTCGACCCCGTTCAGATGGGAATCTTCGCCAGCTTGCCCCTCTGGGGGGGAGCCGCCGGCGGGGCTTTTGCCGGGTTGCTCAACGACCGGCTGATCCGCCTCAAGGGACGCAAGTTCGCCAGGAAAGCCGTGGGGCTGACGGGCAAGGTGCTGGCTTCCATCCTGGTTCTGATCAGCCTGGACGTGGAGGATGGCCGACTGATCATGGTTTTGCTGGCGGGTGCCAAGTTTCTGACCGACTGGAGTCAACCCACGGTTTGGGGAACCATTACCGACATTGCCGGTCCGCTCTCGGGCCGGGTCTTCGGAGCCGTCAACATGGCCGGCTCGGTGGGAGCCTTTGTTTCGGGACCCCTCCTGGGCTGGATCAAGCAACGGCTGGGTTGGTCGATTCTCTTTCAAACCATTGCCGGAGCCTACGTTTTCGCGGGATTGTGCTGGCTGGCCATCGATGCCACCCGGAAGGTATTCACAATGGAAACCGCTCCCCCCTCCGAACCCAACCCCTAA
- a CDS encoding LysM peptidoglycan-binding domain-containing protein, whose protein sequence is MTWLWVLTGLLLVAPSALAQAQSPTFSLTQISDRFPSRGFEPRVAFWRAVFSKYGANQIILHDTDDLRLIYEVVEFKQGLGRSRAASRRQRRTVRARIHRLSVAMNRLRTHGPDPKNPDAVQRGILKVVRSAGLQPTRALFRRLRHNIHAQRGVKERFRKGIIRSGRYLQTMEAIFEKHGLPKELVRLPHVESSFNYASRSSKGAAGIWQFMPRTGRAYKLRVGRNVDERLDPIAATDGAARYLKDAYRKLGNWPLAITSYNHGQAGMARAKRRHGPNLLTVIDKYQSRSFRYASKNFYAEFLAAVEVSENYRTYFGPLELLEPHRYQEIYLDKSVRVSTFTTIAGLSRDVLREYNPQFKRRLWTRTRVLPAGFNLRIPAAKAEEARVALARAPAVRWRGAPAKVPPDGYRIRRGDSLGGIARRFGTSVKAIQRLNDLEGTRIYAGQVLRIPGLRRASAGQGGSSGSRTAGGASARSASTPPASYRVRRGDSLSVIAQRFGTSVAAIKRMNGLRRSRIHPGQVLKISESPTAPKQSAGPDPTASAEAKARSGSTQAPASRATLYRVRRGDSLIIIARRFGTSVGEIRRANRLKGSRILAGQKLKIPVRASANGNRRRAGGESTSGAANGRYRVRRGDSLDSIARKFGVSVRQLRTANAIRGHLIHPGQTLIVPTNATTPKAD, encoded by the coding sequence TTGACTTGGCTGTGGGTGCTGACAGGGCTCCTGCTGGTTGCCCCTTCCGCCCTGGCGCAGGCCCAGTCCCCGACCTTCTCACTCACCCAAATCTCGGACCGGTTTCCCTCCCGCGGATTCGAACCCCGGGTAGCCTTCTGGCGGGCTGTCTTTAGCAAGTATGGCGCCAACCAGATCATCCTCCACGACACCGATGACTTGAGGCTGATCTACGAGGTGGTCGAGTTCAAACAGGGCCTCGGCCGCAGCAGAGCCGCCTCCAGGCGCCAGCGGAGGACGGTGCGCGCCCGCATTCACCGCCTGTCGGTTGCCATGAACCGCTTGCGGACCCACGGCCCCGATCCCAAGAATCCCGACGCGGTGCAACGTGGAATCCTGAAGGTAGTGCGCTCCGCGGGCCTGCAACCCACGCGGGCGCTTTTCAGAAGGCTGCGCCACAACATCCATGCACAGAGAGGCGTGAAGGAGCGGTTCCGGAAGGGCATCATTCGCTCGGGACGCTACCTGCAGACAATGGAGGCCATCTTTGAGAAACATGGTCTTCCCAAAGAACTGGTGCGCCTCCCTCACGTGGAATCCTCCTTCAACTATGCCTCCCGCTCCAGCAAGGGCGCCGCCGGCATCTGGCAGTTCATGCCCCGGACCGGCAGGGCCTACAAGCTCCGGGTCGGCCGTAACGTCGATGAACGTCTGGATCCCATCGCCGCCACCGACGGCGCCGCTCGCTATCTGAAAGACGCCTATCGGAAACTGGGCAATTGGCCCCTGGCCATCACCTCCTACAACCATGGCCAGGCCGGGATGGCTCGAGCCAAACGCCGTCACGGGCCCAACCTGCTCACCGTCATCGACAAGTACCAGTCCAGGTCCTTCCGCTATGCCAGCAAGAACTTTTACGCCGAGTTTCTGGCCGCCGTGGAGGTCTCCGAGAACTACCGCACCTACTTTGGGCCGCTTGAGCTTCTGGAACCCCACCGGTACCAGGAGATCTACCTGGACAAGTCGGTTCGTGTAAGCACCTTCACCACCATCGCGGGCCTCTCCCGGGATGTCCTGCGGGAATACAACCCGCAGTTCAAGCGCCGCCTCTGGACCCGTACACGGGTCCTGCCGGCGGGTTTCAATCTCCGCATCCCGGCCGCCAAAGCGGAAGAAGCTCGAGTGGCCCTGGCCAGGGCCCCGGCCGTCCGCTGGCGCGGCGCCCCCGCCAAGGTGCCCCCGGACGGCTATCGAATCCGACGAGGGGATTCGTTGGGGGGCATTGCGCGACGCTTCGGAACCTCCGTGAAGGCCATTCAACGGTTGAACGACCTGGAGGGAACCCGGATTTACGCCGGGCAGGTCTTGAGGATCCCCGGTTTGCGCCGAGCCTCGGCTGGCCAGGGTGGCTCGTCCGGGTCAAGGACGGCCGGAGGAGCTTCGGCCAGATCGGCCTCAACGCCGCCGGCAAGCTACCGGGTCCGGCGCGGCGACTCCCTGAGCGTGATTGCCCAACGATTCGGCACCTCCGTAGCAGCCATCAAGCGAATGAACGGCCTCAGGAGATCCCGCATCCACCCGGGCCAGGTGCTGAAGATATCCGAATCGCCTACGGCTCCGAAGCAGTCCGCCGGTCCCGACCCGACGGCGTCGGCCGAGGCCAAGGCTCGGTCCGGCTCGACGCAGGCGCCGGCATCCCGGGCCACGCTATATCGCGTCAGGCGCGGCGACTCGCTGATTATCATCGCCCGGCGTTTCGGGACTTCGGTCGGCGAAATACGGCGGGCCAACCGACTGAAGGGGTCCCGCATTCTGGCGGGTCAGAAGCTGAAGATACCCGTCCGGGCATCGGCAAATGGAAATCGGCGAAGGGCCGGCGGCGAATCGACTTCCGGCGCCGCCAACGGCCGCTACCGGGTGCGACGCGGAGACTCCCTGGACTCCATTGCCAGGAAATTCGGAGTCTCGGTCCGACAGCTCAGGACTGCCAACGCCATCCGCGGCCACCTGATCCATCCGGGCCAGACCCTGATCGTTCCCACGAACGCCACCACCCCGAAGGCCGACTAG
- a CDS encoding cytochrome b N-terminal domain-containing protein, whose product MRDLIRRILDWVDHRTGFETAVKNFLYEDIPASSGWHQVFGSVALFLFFVQAFTGVLLAFNYAPQPGDAYHSLQYIVNEITGGRLIRGLHHWGSSLMVVVVGLHMVQVALWGAYKKPREATWILGVLLLLLVLAFGLTGYLLPWDNRAYWATVVTIEIAGLAPLVGEYMLEFLGGTEGVGVSTFTRFYTLHVLMLPALTVLLMMLHIHLVRKHGVTPSPRAIGQPKKKFYPGQAFKDLMAFFAVFILLFVLAATVDVPLERLADPSDSTYVPRPEWYFLFLFQMLKFFEGRWEVVGAVILPTLAVLALLVVPFLDRAKVKRIQQRTLAFAVVGVVLAGWLALTVAADLTTPEPVESARETSPASADWRLLTPVELAGRAYFQREKCAGCHNLSEGEPKMGPTLATVSLRKPTEWLMGHFGNPSEAVPGSPMPATTISDEESNGLAAFVLKLTPTNAAALEAVPAYAMRAAVIYQESQCGACHVVNGSGEESGPPLNGVGQRRTAEWLEDHFRDPQKFDPQSVMPPYDFPPEDMKAIVAYMQALPPDPRH is encoded by the coding sequence ATGAGGGACCTGATTCGAAGAATCCTGGATTGGGTGGATCATCGCACCGGGTTCGAGACGGCCGTCAAGAACTTCCTCTACGAAGACATCCCCGCTTCCAGCGGCTGGCACCAGGTCTTCGGCAGCGTTGCGCTCTTCCTCTTCTTTGTCCAGGCTTTTACCGGCGTTCTGCTGGCCTTCAACTACGCCCCCCAGCCCGGAGATGCCTACCACAGTCTCCAATACATTGTGAATGAGATCACCGGCGGACGCCTGATCCGGGGGCTTCACCACTGGGGGTCCAGCCTCATGGTGGTGGTGGTTGGGCTGCACATGGTCCAGGTGGCCTTGTGGGGAGCTTACAAGAAACCGAGGGAGGCGACCTGGATTCTGGGGGTGCTGCTGCTGCTGCTGGTTCTGGCCTTCGGGTTGACCGGCTACCTGCTTCCCTGGGACAACCGGGCCTACTGGGCCACGGTGGTGACCATCGAGATTGCCGGCCTGGCGCCGCTGGTCGGGGAGTACATGCTGGAGTTTCTGGGCGGCACCGAGGGCGTTGGCGTTTCCACCTTCACCCGTTTTTACACCCTGCACGTGCTGATGCTGCCGGCCTTGACCGTGCTCCTGATGATGCTCCACATCCACCTGGTGCGAAAGCACGGGGTCACTCCCTCTCCCCGGGCGATCGGTCAGCCCAAGAAGAAGTTCTATCCCGGGCAGGCCTTCAAGGACCTGATGGCCTTTTTCGCGGTCTTCATCCTCCTGTTTGTTCTGGCGGCCACCGTGGACGTGCCCCTGGAGCGTCTGGCGGACCCCAGTGACAGCACCTACGTCCCCCGGCCGGAGTGGTACTTCCTCTTTCTCTTTCAGATGCTCAAGTTCTTCGAAGGTCGCTGGGAAGTGGTAGGGGCGGTGATCCTGCCCACCCTGGCCGTGCTTGCCTTGCTGGTCGTCCCTTTTCTGGATCGCGCCAAGGTCAAGCGCATCCAGCAGCGGACGCTGGCCTTCGCCGTGGTGGGCGTGGTATTGGCCGGTTGGCTGGCCCTGACGGTGGCGGCGGACTTGACCACCCCCGAGCCGGTGGAGTCCGCTCGGGAGACGAGTCCAGCTTCCGCGGACTGGCGTCTCCTGACGCCGGTCGAGCTGGCCGGCCGAGCCTATTTCCAGCGGGAGAAATGCGCCGGTTGTCACAACCTGTCCGAGGGGGAGCCCAAGATGGGACCCACGCTGGCCACGGTTTCCCTGCGAAAGCCCACCGAATGGCTCATGGGACATTTCGGAAATCCATCCGAAGCGGTGCCGGGCAGTCCCATGCCGGCCACGACCATTTCCGACGAGGAATCGAACGGCCTGGCCGCCTTCGTGTTAAAGCTGACACCGACAAACGCCGCCGCTCTGGAGGCAGTGCCTGCCTATGCCATGCGAGCGGCTGTGATTTACCAGGAAAGCCAATGCGGCGCCTGCCATGTGGTCAATGGAAGCGGAGAGGAGAGCGGCCCCCCTCTCAACGGCGTCGGCCAGCGCCGCACGGCAGAATGGCTCGAAGACCACTTCCGCGACCCCCAGAAGTTCGACCCCCAAAGCGTCATGCCTCCCTACGATTTCCCCCCCGAAGACATGAAGGCCATCGTCGCCTACATGCAGGCTCTGCCGCCTGACCCGAGGCATTAG
- a CDS encoding FumA C-terminus/TtdB family hydratase beta subunit → MSLFQESMLALITETSTNLPPDVRRAMADGLRCETPSTQASQALNVIATNIDMASEDEGPICQDTGMPTFKIKTPVGVNQLALQRDLRQAIAEATRRGKLRPNSVDSLTGKNSGDNLGAGTPIVHFEQWENPEEIEIKLILKGGGCENKNIQYSVPCELPHLGRADRTLDGVRKCILHAVWQAQGQGCSAGALGVCIGGDRTSGYTHAKEQLFRTLDDTNPNPQLAALEDYIMKAGNTLGIGTMGFGGQVTLIGCKVGVLNRLPACFFVSVAYDCWAFRRLGVILDAGTGALKRWLYRDDQPAVPMAAGEGFPQTGREVRLEAPISDEKVRGLKMGDVVLINGEIYTGRDAVHTYLMKNDSPVKLQGSVLYHCGPVVLKDNGHYRITAAGPTTSIREEPYQAEIIERFGIRAVMGKGGMGARTLAGLKASGAVYLNAIGGAAQYYSRCIEEVVDVHLLEFGIPEAMWHLRVKDLPAIVTMDAHGNSLHADVHNASSILLSKLAEPVFT, encoded by the coding sequence ATGTCCTTGTTTCAAGAGAGTATGCTCGCACTCATCACCGAGACCTCCACCAACCTTCCTCCGGACGTGCGGCGGGCCATGGCCGACGGCCTGCGATGCGAGACCCCCTCCACTCAGGCTTCCCAAGCCCTCAACGTCATCGCCACCAACATCGACATGGCTTCCGAGGACGAGGGCCCCATTTGCCAGGATACCGGGATGCCTACCTTCAAGATCAAGACCCCGGTGGGCGTCAACCAACTGGCCCTGCAGCGGGACCTCCGCCAGGCCATTGCCGAGGCCACCCGGAGGGGCAAGCTCCGCCCCAACTCGGTGGATTCGCTGACGGGCAAGAACAGCGGCGACAATCTGGGCGCCGGCACCCCCATCGTCCATTTCGAGCAGTGGGAGAACCCGGAAGAGATCGAGATCAAGCTGATCCTCAAGGGAGGAGGTTGCGAAAACAAGAACATCCAGTACTCCGTCCCCTGCGAGCTGCCTCACCTGGGGAGAGCCGACCGGACCCTGGACGGGGTTCGCAAGTGCATCCTGCATGCCGTCTGGCAGGCCCAGGGACAGGGGTGCAGCGCGGGAGCGCTAGGCGTCTGTATCGGAGGCGACCGCACCTCCGGATACACTCACGCCAAGGAACAGCTCTTCCGGACCCTGGACGACACCAATCCCAACCCTCAACTGGCTGCGCTGGAGGACTACATCATGAAGGCCGGCAACACCCTGGGGATCGGAACCATGGGCTTCGGGGGGCAGGTGACGCTGATCGGCTGCAAGGTGGGTGTCCTCAACCGCCTGCCGGCCTGCTTTTTTGTGTCGGTGGCCTACGATTGCTGGGCCTTCCGGCGGCTGGGGGTCATTCTGGACGCAGGGACCGGGGCTCTGAAGCGCTGGCTCTACCGCGACGACCAACCCGCCGTTCCCATGGCCGCCGGCGAAGGATTTCCGCAAACGGGCAGGGAGGTCCGCCTGGAGGCTCCCATCTCCGATGAAAAGGTGCGCGGGCTCAAAATGGGCGACGTGGTCCTGATCAACGGCGAGATCTACACCGGCCGCGACGCCGTCCACACCTATCTGATGAAGAACGATTCGCCGGTGAAGCTGCAGGGAAGCGTGCTCTACCACTGCGGCCCGGTGGTTCTGAAAGACAACGGCCACTACCGGATCACTGCGGCCGGGCCGACCACCAGCATTCGCGAGGAACCCTACCAGGCGGAGATCATCGAGCGGTTCGGCATTCGTGCCGTGATGGGCAAGGGAGGCATGGGGGCCAGGACCCTGGCGGGGCTCAAGGCATCGGGCGCCGTCTACCTGAACGCCATCGGCGGGGCAGCCCAGTATTACTCCCGCTGCATCGAGGAGGTGGTGGACGTCCACCTGCTGGAGTTCGGCATCCCCGAAGCCATGTGGCACCTGCGGGTCAAGGACCTGCCGGCCATCGTCACCATGGACGCCCACGGCAATTCACTGCACGCCGACGTGCACAATGCATCCTCCATTCTGTTGTCCAAGCTGGCAGAGCCGGTCTTTACCTGA
- a CDS encoding DUF481 domain-containing protein has translation MRLVDTMRLSILLPWLLLACGTAPGLAADVLTMENGDRLTGEVKSLAGERVFLETAYAGTIQIDWLKLEGFSSDRRFEVEVERGRKYRGKLVLAKGKLEVTTTKETVSVEKDRVVGLAPKAETERGSLWREVEGTLDLGYNLTRGNSQLDQSSFLAQGLYDKGHFKISGDVSSIFGRQDDADPTSRQTAGLRVDWFVNPRVFRFALGTFEHNDRQRLNFRTVLGGGLGRTLLKTKRNELALLGGVTFTGERFRGEPGTSEPPVRRGGEGLAGVEWKTVLRKRIQLSSRLTAHPNLGSSEDYRLAFDGSLRLLFSKNLSWSLTFYDRFVSRPPVQVRRNDSGLVSAFGIGF, from the coding sequence GTGCGCCTCGTCGACACCATGCGCCTCTCCATCCTCCTCCCGTGGCTGCTCCTGGCTTGCGGAACGGCCCCTGGCCTTGCCGCCGACGTTCTCACGATGGAGAACGGCGACCGCTTGACCGGAGAGGTAAAGAGTCTGGCCGGCGAGAGGGTGTTTCTGGAGACCGCCTATGCGGGCACCATCCAGATCGATTGGCTGAAACTGGAGGGCTTCAGCAGCGACCGCCGGTTCGAGGTCGAGGTCGAACGCGGGCGCAAATACCGGGGCAAGCTGGTCCTGGCTAAAGGGAAGCTGGAGGTTACAACCACCAAGGAGACGGTTTCTGTCGAAAAGGACCGGGTGGTGGGCCTGGCTCCCAAGGCCGAGACGGAACGAGGCAGCCTGTGGAGGGAGGTGGAGGGGACCCTGGACCTCGGCTACAACCTGACCCGCGGCAACTCGCAACTCGATCAGTCCTCGTTCCTGGCGCAGGGTCTCTACGATAAGGGCCACTTCAAGATATCGGGGGATGTCTCCTCCATCTTCGGCCGCCAGGACGATGCCGACCCCACCAGCCGTCAGACCGCGGGTCTTCGCGTCGACTGGTTCGTCAATCCCCGCGTCTTCCGTTTCGCCCTGGGCACCTTTGAACACAACGATCGCCAGCGGCTCAATTTCCGAACGGTTCTGGGAGGCGGCCTGGGCCGGACCCTGTTGAAGACCAAGAGGAACGAGCTGGCGCTGTTGGGCGGTGTGACCTTTACCGGGGAACGGTTTCGCGGAGAACCCGGGACCTCCGAGCCGCCGGTTCGGCGAGGCGGGGAAGGATTGGCGGGGGTGGAGTGGAAGACGGTGCTCAGGAAAAGGATTCAACTGAGCAGTAGGCTGACTGCTCATCCCAACCTGGGTAGTTCGGAAGATTACCGCCTCGCCTTCGACGGTTCCTTGAGGTTGCTGTTCTCCAAGAATCTGAGTTGGAGCCTGACCTTCTACGACCGGTTTGTCAGCCGGCCTCCGGTTCAGGTGCGACGGAACGATTCCGGGTTGGTCAGCGCCTTCGGCATCGGGTTTTAG